In one Tripterygium wilfordii isolate XIE 37 chromosome 22, ASM1340144v1, whole genome shotgun sequence genomic region, the following are encoded:
- the LOC119992162 gene encoding phototropin-1, whose amino-acid sequence MESTDKTSKQSSVSPPLSRETRGSLEVFNPSTFSTRPNNSASRSQKPTWQSWIEERNTHEPDPPNPSSNPAPEGEITTTSWMALKDSTSQPPPPPLMQTITKEQENHQQNPTSSTEVSGEAGVAAKRAAEWGLMLKTDTETGKPRGVKVRNSGGEEPNNKPGTSTRTSNNSLRSSGDLSDDGGNNRGIPRVSEDVKDALSAFQQTFVVSDATKPDYPILYASAGFFKMTGYTSKEVIGRNCRFLQGSGTDPEDMAKIREALQQGTNYCGRLLNYKKDGTPFWNLLTIAPIKDDNGKVLKFIGMQVEVSKHTEGAKDKMVRPNGLPESLIRYDARQKEMATSSVTELVQAVKRPRALSESANRPFIRKSQGNAEEETTAGATGRRKSEVLVPNRRNSHGGTRPSMHQISEVPEKKPKKTSRLSFMGMMRKSTQSKAEDTFENHMYVDDDDDEDDESDDDARPHSVEDKVRKKEMRKGIDLATTLERIEKNFVITDPRLPDNPIIFASDSFLELTEYSREEILGRNCRFLQGPETDPATVRKIRDAIDNQKDVTVQLINYTKSGKKFWNLFHLQPMRDQKGEVQYFIGVQLDGSAHIEPLNNCIAEANAKEGEELVKQTAENVDDAVRELPDANLKPEDLWKNHSKMVYPKPHRRDSPSWKAIQKILDGGEQIDLKHFRPVKPLGSGDTGSVHLVELSGTGHHFAMKAMDKGVMLNRNKVHRACAEREILDMLDHPFLPALYASFQTKTHICLITDYYPGGELFMLLDRQPRKVLKEDAVRFYAAEVVVALEYLHCQGIIYRDLKPENVLLQSDGHVSLTDFDLSCLTSCRPEILIPTTNEKKKHQKHQPKPVFIAEPMRASNSFVGTEEYIAPEIITGQGHTSAVDWWALGILLYEMFYGYTPFRGKTRQKTFANVLHKDLKFHGSIPVSLQAKQLMYRLLHRDPKNRLGSQEGANEIKRHPFFKGVNWALVRCMDPPKLDAPLFETKDEKNAMHVDPGLLDLQINVF is encoded by the exons ATGGAATCGACAGACAAGACATCCAAGCAATCCTCTGTTAGTCCTCCCCTGTCAAGAGAGACTCGTGGATCACTCGAAGTATTCAATCCCTCCACTTTCTCAACCAGACCCAACAACTCGGCAAGTCGCTCACAGAAGCCCACGTGGCAGAGCTGGATAGAGGAACGCAACACTCATGAACCCGACCCGCCAAATCCCTCCTCGAATCCTGCTCCGGAGGGAGAAATCACTACCACCTCATGGATGGCACTCAAGGACTCAACCtcacaaccaccaccaccaccacttatGCAAACAATCACCAAAGAACAAGAGAACCATCAGCAGAACCCGACGTCCAGTACTGAAGTATCCGGCGAAGCGGGCGTTGCTGCAAAGAGAGCTGCTGAATGGGGTTTAATGCTGAAAACGGATACTGAAACAGGGAAACCACGAGGGGTCAAGGTAAGGAATTCGGGTGGGGAAGAACCGAATAACAAACCCGGAACTTCGACTAGGACCTCAAACAACTCACTGCGGAGCTCCGGAGATTTATCTGACGACGGAGGGAATAATAGAGGGATTCCGAGGGTATCTGAGGACGTAAAAGACGCATTGTCGGCGTTCCAACAAACTTTCGTGGTATCGGACGCAACAAAACCCGATTACCCAATACTGTATGCCAGTGCCGGGTTCTTTAAGATGACTGGATATACTTCTAAGGAGGTCATCGGCAGAAACTG TCGTTTCTTACAGGGTTCGGGTACCGACCCGGAGGATATGGCGAAGATTAGGGAGGCGTTGCAGCAAGGTACGAATTATTGTGGGAGATTATTGAATTATAAGAAAGATGGGACCCCGTTTTGGAATCTTCTTACCATTGCACCAATCAAGGATGACAATGGCAAAGTACTCAAATTTATCGG AATGCAAGTGGAGGTGAGCAAACACACGGAGGGGGCCAAGGATAAGATGGTTCGTCCCAACGGATTGCCAGAGTCTTTGATTCGTTATGATG CACGTCAGAAAGAGATGGCTACTAGCTCAGTAACTGAGCTTGTTCAGGCCGTGAAGAGACCTAGAGCACTCAGTGAATCAGCAAACCGCCCGTTCATCAGAAAATCACAAGGCAATGCTGAAGAAGAAACGACAGCGGGAGCCACTGGAAGGCGAAAGTCAGAGGTTCTGGTCCCGAATAGAAGGAACTCACATGGAGGCACTAGACCCTCTATGCACCAAATCAGTGAGGTGCcagaaaagaaaccaaaaaagacAAGCCGTCTATCTTTCATGGG GATGATGAGGAAGAGTACTCAGTCCAAAGCTGAGGATACATTTGAAAATCATATGTATGtggatgacgatgatgatgaagatgatgagagTGATGATGATGCAAGGCCACATAGTGTTGAAGACAAAGTAAGAAAGAAGGAAATGAGAAAGGGTATCGATCTTGCTACCACGCTAGAACGTATAGAGAAGAACTTTGTCATCACTGATCCCAGGCTGCCTGATAATCCAATT ATATTTGCTTCTGACAGCTTCTTGGAGTTAACCGAATACAGTCGTGAAGAAATCTTGGGAAGGAACTGCAG ATTCTTACAAGGACCTGAAACTGATCCAGCCACTGTGAGGAAGATAAGGGATGCCATTGATAACCAAAAAGATGTTACTGTGCAGCTTATTAACTACACAAAGAGTG GCAAGAAGTTCTGGAATCTGTTCCATCTTCAGCCTATGCGTGACCAGAAG GGTGAGGTGCAATATTTTATTGGAGTCCAACTAGATGGCAGTGCACATATTGAGCCACTTAACAATTGTATAGCTGAGGCCAATGCAAAAGAGGGTGAAGAACTG GTGAAACAAACAGCAGAAAACGTTGATGATGCAGTGAGAGAACTTCCGGATGCCAATTTG AAACCAGAAGATTTATGGAAAAACCACTCAAAAATGGTTTACCCAAAACCTCATAGGAGGGATAGCCCCTCTTGGAAAGCTATTCAAAAG ATTCTAGATGGTGGCGAGCAGATAGATCTGAAACATTTTAGGCCAGTTAAACCATTGGGATCTGGTGATACCGGCag TGTTCATTTAGTGGAACTAAGTGGAACAGGACATCATTTTGCCATGAAAGCCATGGATAAGGGTGTCATGCTAAACCGTAACAAG GTGCATAGAGCTTGTGCTGAGAGAGAAATACTTGACATGCTGGATCATCCTTTTCTTCCTGCATTGTATGCTTCCTTTCAG ACCAAGACACATATTTGTCTGATCACTGATTACTACCCTGGTGGAGAACTGTTCATGCTTTTGGACAGGCAACCTAGGAAGGTCCTGAAGGAAGATGCTGTCAG GTTTTATGCTGCCGAAGTAGTTGTTGCGTTGGAGTACCTTCACTGCCAAG GGATAATTTACAGGGACTTGAAGCCTGAAAATGTTTTACTCCAAAGCGATGGGCATGTGTCATTGACTGATTTTGATCTTTCATGCTTGACATCGTGCAGACCTGAG ATTTTGATTCCAACTACaaacgaaaagaaaaaacaccagAAACATCAACCAAAGCCGGTTTTCATTGCTGAACCCATGAGAGCATCAAATTCTTTTGTTGGGACTGAAGAGTACATTGCTCCA GAGATAATAACTGGGCAGGGTCATACCAGTGCAGTGGACTGGTGGGCTCTAG GCATCCTGCTATATGAAATGTTTTATGGATATACACCTTTCAGAGGGAAGACAAGGCAAAAGACATTTGCCAATGTTCTTCACAAAGATCTCAAATTTCATGGAAGTATACCG GTTAGTCTCCAAGCAAAGCAACTGATGTATCGGCTGTTGCACAGAGATCCCAAAAACAGATTGGGTTCACAAGAAGGAGCTAATGAGATTAAGAGACATCCATTCTTCAAGGGTGTCAACTGGGCTCTGGTCCGCTGCATG GATCCTCCTAAGCTGGACGCTCCTCTATTCGAGACAAAAGATGAAAAGAATGCTATGCATGTGGATCCCGGACTGCTTGATTTGCAGATCAATGTTTTCTGA